In Candidatus Cohnella colombiensis, one DNA window encodes the following:
- a CDS encoding DUF1450 domain-containing protein, protein MEIIDQGTSPSSRNDIRICDKCKHIRVKSMLSKIKKIAPDVEVKVACKSYCGPCAKYPFIFINGRYIKASTEDEAIEKARQYLK, encoded by the coding sequence ATGGAGATCATTGATCAAGGTACCTCGCCAAGCTCACGCAACGACATTCGGATCTGTGATAAGTGTAAGCATATTCGTGTGAAGAGTATGCTTTCGAAGATCAAGAAGATTGCACCGGATGTAGAAGTTAAGGTTGCATGCAAGTCTTATTGCGGTCCTTGTGCGAAGTATCCGTTCATCTTCATTAATGGGCGATATATTAAAGCTTCGACCGAAGACGAAGCGATCGAGAAAGCCCGTCAATATTTGAAGTAG
- a CDS encoding iron-sulfur cluster assembly accessory protein, with translation MKCKITRNAANVLRRELDKPENADQKLRVFITHSHGDHAHYGMDLGVQTDKEELVSTDKGIDVLLAKGEELLDGVKVDYLYFPQEGFVITNPTKGNHGDH, from the coding sequence ATGAAATGTAAAATAACTCGAAATGCAGCTAATGTACTGCGTCGCGAATTGGACAAGCCAGAGAACGCGGATCAAAAGCTGCGTGTGTTTATAACCCACAGCCACGGAGACCACGCACATTACGGTATGGACCTCGGAGTGCAAACAGATAAAGAAGAACTTGTATCAACGGATAAAGGGATCGATGTACTGCTTGCAAAGGGCGAAGAGCTCCTTGATGGTGTCAAAGTTGACTATCTCTACTTTCCACAAGAAGGCTTCGTTATAACGAACCCAACTAAAGGTAATCATGGAGATCATTGA
- a CDS encoding M14 family metallocarboxypeptidase, with protein MSRLDCDFGPRQLAERIYKLEKAYPFVTISTIGTSVLGKPIYAIRIGSGDFRWHFNGACHANEWITSLLLMKFAEQYAHAFFTCNKLGIKDADELFHRCSLWIVPMLNPDGVELVQQGLSLQYPNYEQLLEWNRGTDRFHRWKANARGVDLNDQFPAHWEEEQERRAIREPGPRDYGGTAPLTEPEARVLMEWTLKQDFHAVLALHTQGEEIYWNYRNQEPPESKDWAERLARASGYRAVYLEGSDAGYKDWFISHFRRPGFTVEAGWGHNPLPLDNFDEVYDDVMKLLVEALDLSPS; from the coding sequence TTGAGTCGTTTGGATTGTGATTTTGGCCCAAGGCAGCTTGCTGAACGTATCTATAAGCTTGAGAAAGCGTACCCCTTCGTGACAATCAGTACGATTGGTACGAGCGTGTTGGGCAAACCTATATATGCCATTCGCATTGGGTCAGGCGATTTCCGATGGCACTTCAACGGTGCGTGTCATGCGAATGAGTGGATCACATCGTTGCTTCTAATGAAATTTGCTGAGCAATATGCTCATGCATTCTTCACATGTAACAAGCTGGGTATAAAGGATGCGGATGAACTATTTCATCGATGTAGCTTATGGATTGTACCGATGTTGAATCCAGACGGAGTAGAGCTTGTTCAGCAGGGCTTGTCTCTACAGTATCCCAATTATGAGCAATTGCTAGAATGGAATCGTGGAACTGATCGCTTCCATCGTTGGAAGGCGAATGCAAGAGGTGTAGATTTGAACGATCAGTTCCCTGCCCACTGGGAGGAAGAACAAGAACGACGTGCGATTAGGGAACCTGGTCCACGTGATTATGGAGGTACTGCACCTCTTACAGAGCCAGAAGCGAGAGTGCTTATGGAGTGGACGTTGAAGCAAGATTTTCATGCAGTGCTGGCCCTGCACACACAAGGAGAAGAAATCTATTGGAACTATCGCAATCAGGAGCCTCCAGAGTCGAAGGATTGGGCAGAGCGTCTCGCACGCGCGTCCGGTTATCGTGCGGTATATTTAGAAGGTAGCGATGCTGGCTACAAGGACTGGTTTATTTCACACTTTCGTAGGCCTGGCTTCACAGTCGAGGCTGGGTGGGGACATAATCCCTTGCCACTAGATAATTTTGACGAAGTGTACGACGATGTAATGAAGCTGCTTGTTGAAGCACTCGATCTATCGCCTTCCTAA
- the murI gene encoding glutamate racemase, producing MQHAIAVLDSGVGGLTVVKELMRQLPQENILYFGDTARAPYGSRPAEQIKRFTIEVVDYLLQYQPKLIVIACNTATAFALEDIRQYVTVPVIGVIHSGVKAAIAHSRSGVIGVIGTEGTIKSEAYEREIKLHLPSAEVISLACQSFVPLVESGNNNSKEAYLIVEDSLLALRNRAIDTLILGCTHYPFLSGPIRKGIGDGVELINSAEAVVKEVKEIMMANDELVVQNQPTIHQFMCSGSLRTFQQIAHHWLGDQLRYVPVVWRTPRIVSQ from the coding sequence GTGCAACATGCGATTGCGGTCCTCGATTCTGGTGTAGGTGGGCTGACCGTCGTGAAAGAGCTGATGCGCCAGCTGCCACAAGAGAATATTTTATATTTCGGTGATACTGCACGAGCGCCGTACGGATCTAGACCAGCTGAGCAAATAAAGAGGTTTACAATTGAAGTGGTTGATTATTTGCTTCAATATCAACCAAAGCTTATTGTTATTGCGTGCAATACAGCTACAGCGTTTGCACTGGAAGATATACGCCAATACGTTACTGTTCCAGTAATTGGTGTAATTCACTCAGGCGTTAAAGCAGCAATCGCCCATTCGAGATCAGGTGTAATCGGTGTAATTGGTACAGAAGGAACAATAAAAAGTGAAGCCTACGAACGAGAAATTAAGCTGCACTTACCTAGTGCAGAAGTGATAAGTCTTGCATGTCAATCATTCGTACCGCTTGTTGAATCGGGTAACAACAATTCGAAAGAAGCATATCTCATTGTGGAAGATTCATTGCTAGCTCTTCGCAATCGTGCAATAGACACACTCATACTAGGATGTACACATTATCCATTTCTTAGCGGACCGATACGGAAAGGGATAGGCGATGGTGTAGAGTTGATTAACTCTGCTGAAGCAGTTGTTAAGGAAGTAAAGGAAATTATGATGGCCAATGATGAGCTTGTTGTACAAAATCAGCCTACGATTCACCAGTTCATGTGCAGTGGATCACTGCGTACATTCCAGCAAATTGCACACCATTGGCTTGGAGATCAGCTTCGTTATGTACCGGTCGTTTGGCGTACGCCACGAATCGTGTCCCAATAG
- a CDS encoding YtxH domain-containing protein yields the protein MSNKKAFLWGTLTGAITGAVTALLFAPKPGKELRKDIAQTAHKVGEKTVDISRQAGEAVQSFAQRTVSLASDTKQAAGRFITDIRSRKANSSAVVNSNEEMEAEHTDLEDDDQSVGL from the coding sequence ATGTCGAACAAGAAGGCATTTCTGTGGGGAACGTTAACAGGTGCGATTACAGGTGCAGTGACAGCGTTACTGTTCGCACCGAAGCCAGGCAAGGAGCTACGCAAAGATATTGCTCAGACAGCTCATAAGGTTGGCGAAAAGACGGTCGATATTAGCCGTCAAGCAGGTGAAGCTGTTCAATCCTTCGCCCAACGCACAGTAAGTTTGGCATCAGACACGAAGCAAGCTGCTGGGCGCTTTATTACAGATATTCGCTCACGTAAGGCGAATAGTAGCGCAGTTGTAAACAGCAACGAAGAGATGGAAGCTGAACATACAGATTTAGAAGACGATGATCAATCGGTTGGCTTGTAA
- a CDS encoding DeoR family transcriptional regulator: MLPNEEGSTRRQLLQLIKVQGSCRIRELAQSLEVTEMAIRRHMHKLEEEGLITARAVRHGMGRPVLYYSLTVLADERFPRKYSQLTLDLLSELEEQPSGAQMIDSMFIGRRDKLEARYEERMQHRSLKDRVMELAIIQNAGGYMAEWESTDEFEVYQLYEYNCPISQIACRYRQACECEQQLFEKLLDADVERTQCLADGAACCTYKIRPKQKHLQHL, from the coding sequence GTGCTGCCGAATGAAGAGGGATCTACAAGACGTCAATTGCTACAATTGATCAAGGTACAAGGAAGCTGCAGAATCAGGGAGCTAGCGCAATCTCTCGAAGTTACTGAGATGGCAATTCGTAGACATATGCACAAGCTTGAGGAAGAAGGTCTCATTACGGCAAGGGCTGTTCGTCATGGAATGGGTCGCCCAGTCTTATATTATTCATTGACTGTATTAGCGGATGAACGGTTCCCGAGAAAGTATTCGCAGTTAACGCTGGACTTATTATCGGAACTAGAGGAACAACCTTCTGGAGCACAAATGATTGATAGTATGTTTATTGGACGACGCGATAAGCTCGAAGCTCGTTATGAGGAGCGCATGCAGCATAGATCTTTAAAAGATCGTGTGATGGAGCTAGCGATAATTCAGAATGCCGGCGGATATATGGCTGAGTGGGAGTCTACGGACGAATTCGAGGTTTATCAGCTGTACGAATATAATTGTCCGATATCACAAATTGCTTGTCGATATCGTCAAGCTTGTGAGTGTGAACAGCAATTGTTCGAGAAGTTGCTTGATGCAGACGTAGAACGAACACAATGTTTGGCTGATGGCGCAGCTTGTTGTACTTATAAAATACGTCCTAAGCAAAAACATCTTCAGCATCTTTAG
- a CDS encoding DUF86 domain-containing protein translates to MYNVDQARIDRYLECIPEVSQALSDAAASWTGTLMEGLAQERALHLAIEIVTDVGNLLIDGFIMRDASSYEDIVEIIAMEGVVSEQLAEPLKRLVTMRKALVQEYEYWPRRELHPLAHSLPSLLLQFNDQVKQYLIRELTL, encoded by the coding sequence GTGTACAATGTAGATCAAGCACGCATTGATCGATATTTAGAGTGTATCCCCGAAGTGTCGCAAGCACTCTCTGATGCAGCAGCATCTTGGACAGGCACTTTGATGGAGGGGCTCGCTCAGGAGCGTGCTCTACACCTTGCAATTGAGATTGTGACGGACGTTGGAAACTTGCTAATCGATGGCTTCATCATGCGCGATGCGAGCAGCTATGAAGATATTGTAGAAATTATTGCGATGGAAGGTGTAGTGAGCGAGCAGCTTGCTGAGCCGTTGAAGCGTCTCGTTACGATGCGTAAAGCGCTAGTTCAAGAATATGAGTATTGGCCGCGTAGAGAGCTTCACCCTCTCGCACATAGTCTTCCAAGCTTGTTACTCCAATTCAATGATCAAGTGAAGCAATATCTAATACGGGAGCTAACTCTGTAA